A genomic window from Betta splendens chromosome 17, fBetSpl5.4, whole genome shotgun sequence includes:
- the LOC114844482 gene encoding transport and Golgi organization protein 6 homolog, whose translation MAVIKTEKEAEVRRAAVHVIASLLRGLGDKTTQVLTDVLLDLYRALKWAIRCDPDEVVVLHAQLALEELDGVMKRLIFPQQKLEKKIVVLP comes from the exons ATGGCGGTGataaagacagagaaggaggcagaggtgagGAGAGCTGCTGTCCATGTCATCGCCTCGCTGCTTCGAGGACTTGGTGACAAAACCACCCAG GTTCTCACAGATGTTCTGCTGGATCTGTACCGGGCTCTAAAATGGGCCATTCGCTGTGACCCAGATGAAGTGGTGGTGCTGCATGCCCAGCTGGCTCTGGAGGAGCTCGATGGCGTCATGAAGAGGCTCATCTTTCCTcaacagaagctggagaagaagaTCGTCGTCCTGCCGTAG